A single region of the Chryseobacterium sp. 6424 genome encodes:
- the glmM gene encoding phosphoglucosamine mutase produces the protein MALIKSISGIRGTIGGKVDENLTPLDVVKFTSAFGSWLQNNKNKQNLTLVIGRDARISGAMLNSLVTATLQGLGIDVIDLGLSTTPTVEVMVPELQADGGIILTASHNPKQWNALKLLNEKGEFINGKDGAEVLALAENEDFNYAEVDFLGSYQTRTDAFDIHIQKILDLPMVDAEAIRQKKFKIVVDAVNSTGGIAVPMLLEKFGCEVVKLYCEPNGQFPHNPEPLKEHLGDICALVKAEKADLGIVVDPDVDRLALVDEKGELFGEEYTLVAVADYLLKHKKGVAISNLSSSRALRDVAHRHQSHYFASAVGEVNVVTLMKEKEAVIGGEGNGGIIYPELHYGRDSLVGIALFLTHLAKENKTVSALRATYPSYFMGKKKMELTPEIDVDALLTKIEIAHQTEEVSTVDGVKIDFPENWVHLRKSNTEPIIRIYTEAFSQHEADELADSMIDKIKQMI, from the coding sequence ATGGCGCTAATTAAAAGCATTTCTGGAATCCGCGGAACCATCGGTGGTAAAGTTGACGAGAACCTTACACCGCTTGATGTGGTAAAATTTACCTCCGCATTCGGGTCCTGGCTTCAGAATAATAAAAATAAACAGAACCTCACTTTAGTCATTGGCCGCGATGCCCGTATTTCGGGAGCGATGCTGAATTCATTGGTGACAGCCACGCTTCAGGGACTTGGGATTGATGTGATAGATTTAGGTCTGTCAACTACGCCCACTGTAGAAGTGATGGTGCCGGAACTTCAGGCAGATGGCGGCATCATCCTTACTGCTTCCCATAACCCAAAACAGTGGAACGCCCTGAAACTTTTAAATGAAAAAGGCGAGTTCATCAATGGTAAAGATGGCGCTGAAGTATTGGCATTAGCAGAAAACGAAGATTTCAACTATGCTGAGGTTGATTTTCTCGGTAGTTACCAAACACGTACGGATGCCTTCGACATCCATATCCAAAAAATACTGGATTTACCGATGGTCGATGCAGAAGCCATCAGGCAGAAAAAATTTAAAATCGTAGTTGATGCGGTGAATTCTACAGGCGGAATTGCCGTTCCGATGCTTTTGGAAAAATTCGGTTGCGAGGTAGTAAAACTTTATTGCGAACCAAACGGACAGTTTCCGCACAACCCAGAGCCCTTGAAAGAACATCTTGGCGACATCTGTGCACTTGTAAAAGCTGAAAAAGCCGACCTTGGAATCGTAGTGGACCCCGATGTGGACAGATTAGCGCTCGTAGATGAAAAAGGCGAACTATTCGGCGAAGAATACACGCTCGTGGCGGTAGCTGATTATCTTTTGAAACACAAAAAAGGCGTTGCTATCTCCAATCTTTCGTCGAGCCGTGCTTTGCGCGATGTGGCCCACCGACATCAATCACACTACTTTGCCAGCGCGGTAGGCGAGGTGAATGTAGTCACTTTAATGAAGGAAAAAGAGGCGGTAATCGGGGGAGAAGGCAATGGCGGAATCATTTATCCGGAGCTACATTACGGCCGCGATTCGCTTGTAGGGATTGCCTTATTCCTTACTCATCTGGCTAAAGAAAACAAAACCGTGTCCGCGCTGCGGGCAACATACCCGAGCTACTTTATGGGGAAAAAGAAAATGGAACTTACCCCCGAAATTGATGTGGACGCGCTTTTAACCAAAATAGAGATTGCGCATCAAACAGAGGAAGTTTCTACGGTAGATGGCGTAAAGATAGATTTTCCAGAAAACTGGGTTCACCTTCGGAAATCCAATACTGAGCCTATTATCCGCATCTATACGGAAGCGTTCTCACAGCATGAAGCTGATGAGTTGGCCGACAGCATGATTGATAAAATCAAACAAATGATCTGA